One window of the Anopheles cruzii chromosome 2, idAnoCruzAS_RS32_06, whole genome shotgun sequence genome contains the following:
- the LOC128267301 gene encoding probable RNA-binding protein 19 — protein MSRIIVKNIPNGFDEAKVQNHFSTCGIITDVQLKYTPEGKFRNFGFIGFETEEQATKAIKHFNNTFIRTSKISVAPCVALSETKNLKVWSKHSQKPVAAAEATPRSDESQSAKKEEKPKPTTAKDVLDRHQADPMFQEFLDAHKRAGKSVWDNQFQQPDTEPDSKKEPSDDEKPLEKTTKGEKEGTQPAPKKPAISLFVAKLRNIPASTKRQDLLRFFKTARPYSVRIPPKAKGFAYVGFKTESELDKALLMDKSFLGGKQVRIVNFTEQNDRGDREEKDSAKRAKQAKWERQRANVPSETICESGKLFFRNLAYSVREADIRELFENYGPVAEVDVPIDAMTRKIKGFGTVTFMMPEHGVTAYSELNGTFLQGRMFHILPAKVDTDEQADESESNYKKKKEHSLKKTAQSSHNWNTLFMGENAVAEAVAKKYGTTKETVFMGPDGGTSAAVRLALGETEVVLEMQRFLQENGIQLDAFGETTAKRSSTLILAKNLAPSCTTKALRELFGKFGILGRVVLPPSGVTAIVEFLDPSEARKAFKKLAYSFFESLPLYLEWAPENTFKSDKPPAESSGETGEGPTTTSKADATSQPVKEEVVKEQPIEEPEDDTEPEDGTTLFIKNLSFATNESAIRERFRSVGPIHSVQVVRKMDLSGGGGPSESRGYGFIQFKHRQSADHALKNLQFAHIDGRPVELARSDRTLHKPGDDGSGRRKGKAQKQTGSKILVRNIPFQANAKEVRDLFKPFGDIKVLRLPRKMVANAEEQHRGFGFVEFVREADAKRAFETLGRSTHLYGRRLVLEWAAADDGVDELRKRTADHFKQQSGANGSKRKGVLDSAEFVNSTADQEPDGGDEEDDMEEAGDGGF, from the exons ATGTCGCGAATAATAGTGAAAAACATCCCGAACGGC TTCGATGAAGCGAAGGTGCAGAATCACTTCAGCACCTGCGGGATCATCACGGATGTGCAGCTGAAGTACACACCGGAGGGTAAATTCCGAAACTTCGGTTTCATTGGCTTCGAGACCGAAGAGCAGGCCACCAAGGCAATCAAGCATTTCAACAACACCTTCATACGCACCTCGAAGATCAGTGTCGCGCCATGTGTTGCGttgagcgaaacgaaaaacctAAAGGTTTGGAGCAAGCACTCGCAGAaaccggtggcagcagctgAAGCAACCCCACGAAGCGACGAAAGCCAATCGGcgaagaaagaggaaaaaccgaaaccgaccacGGCGAAAGATGTGCTCGATCGTCATCAGGCGGATCCAATGTTTCAGGAGTTTCTGGACGCACACAAGCGTGCCGGCAAGTCCGTTTGGGACAACCAGTTCCAACAGCCGGACACGGAACCTGACTCGAAAAAGGAGCCATCTGATGACGAGAAGCCGCTGGAAAAGACAACGAAAGGTGAAAAGGAGGGGACACAACCGGCACCGAAGAAACCCGCAATTTCACTGTTTGTTGCCAAACTGCGCAACATACCGGCCAGCACCAAGCGACAGGATTTGTTGCGCTTTTTCAAGACCGCCCGACCCTACTCGGTCCGGATTCCGCCGAAGGCCAAGGGCTTCGCATACGTTGGCTTCAAGACGGAAAGCGAGCTCGATAAGGCGTTGCTGATGGACAAAAGTTTTCTCGGTGGCAAGCAGGTGAGGATCGTCAATTTCACCGAACAAAATGATCGTGGCGATCGGGAAGAGAAGGACAGCGCAAAGCGTGCCAAGCAAGCCAAATGGGAACGGCAGCGTGCGAATGTGCCGAGTGAAACTATTTGCGAGTCTGGCAAGCTCTTTTTCCGGAACCTAGCATATTCGGTGCGTGAAGCGGATATCCGGgagttgtttgaaaattatggCCCCGTAGCGGAGGTGGACGTACCGATCGATGCCATGACACGCAAGATAAAG GGATTCGGTACGGTTACGTTCATGATGCCCGAGCACGGGGTTACCGCTTACAGCGAGCTCAATGGAACGTTCCTTCAGGGCCGCATGTTTCACATCCTGCCGGCGAAGGTAGACACCGATGAGCAGGCCGATGAGTCGGAATCCAActataagaaaaaaaaggaacataGCCTGAAAAAGACGGCCCAATCGAGCCACAACTGGAACACGCTGTTTATGGGTGAAAATGCCGTTGCCGAAGCGGTCGCAAAGAAGTACGGTACGACGAAGGAAACTGTCTTCATGGGCCCGGATGGCGGCACCAGTGCGGCCGTTCGTCTGGCGCTGGGTGAAACAGAAGTTGTCCTGGAGATGCAACGCTTTCTGCAGGAAAATGGCATTCAGCTGGACGCGTTTGGTGAGACCACTGCGAAGCGCTCGAGTACCTTGATTTTGGCGAAAAATTTGGCCCCGAGCTGCACAACGAAAGCATTACGGGAACTGTTTGGGAAGTTTGGCATTCTCGGGCGTGTGGTGCTGCCACCGAGTGGCGTGACCG CGATTGTTGAATTCCTTGATCCGAGTGAAGCACGTAAGGCATTTAAGAAGCTCGCATATAGCTTCTTTGAATCGTTGCCCCTGTACCTCGAGTGGGCTCCCGAGAATACGTTCAAATCGGATAAACCTCCCGCCGAATCATCCGGTGAAACCGGTGAAGGACCAACCACAACAAGCAAAGCGGATGCTACCTCACAACCGGTCAAAGAAGAGGTGGTGAAAGAACAACCGATCGAAGAGCCGGAGGACGATACTGAGCCGGAAGATGGCACGACATTGTTCATCAAAAACTTGAGCTTTGCTACAAACGAATCGGCGATACGCGAACGGTTTCGCAGCGTTGGTCCCATCCATTCCGTGCAGGTCGTGCGTAAGATGGATCTGTCCGGTGGTGGAGGACCGAGTGAGAGTCGTGGCTACGGGTTCATACAGTTCAAGCATCGTCAATCGGCCGATCATGCTCTGAAAAATCTCCAATTTGCACACATTGACGGGCGGCCGGTCGAATTGGCGCGTAGTGATCGTACTCTTCATAAGCCCGGTGACGATGGCAGTGGCCGACGGAAAGGCAAGGCACAGAAGCAGACCGGGAGCAAAATTCTCGTGCGAAACATTCCGTTCCAGGCGAACGCAAAGGAAGTTCGGGATCTATTCAA GCCTTTCGGTGATATTAAAGTTCTCCGATTGCCACGGAAGATGGTGGCAAATGCGGAGGAGCAGCACCGTGGGTTTGGATTCGTCGAGTTCGTACGAGAGGCGGATGCGAAGCGGGCGTTCGAGACCCTTGGCCGCAGCACCCACTTGTATGGTCGGCGGTTGGTATTGGAATGGGCCGCAGCAGATGATGGTGTGGATGAGCTACGGAAGCGTACGGCGGATCACTTCAAACAACAGAGCGGGGCGAATGGAAGCAAACGCAAGGGAGTACTGGATTCGGCAGAGTTTGTCAACTCTACGGCCGACCAGGAACCGGATGGTGGCGATGAAGAAGACGACATGGAAGAAGCAGGTGATGGGGGCTTTTAG
- the LOC128267391 gene encoding solute carrier family 25 member 35-like, whose translation MEFVLGGTSSMCAVLFTNPFDVLKTRQQLEGELMARTNLTSRSYNGLRQSFLTVVRTDGWRGLQKGLPAALVYQFTMNSVRLGTYQTAENLGWTRSTSNPSLTPLLTIFWGAFGGLASATASCPAYVVKTQLQAVSSGAYTARFQHHHRGTVSAFVNIYRQSGVRGLFRGNTATIARLTVGSAAQMCSFSACKEFLLRYELFQQSIVLTALASSTVAGFFTSVFMSPCDVVTTRMTNQAVNANGRGLLYGNIFDCFLKIFRAEGLHGYYKGFVPMCLRVAPHAVLNLTFWEFFKGLNDRYSQPHHGH comes from the exons atggAGTTTGTGCTCGGTGGCACCTCGTCGATGTGCGCCGTGCTGTTCACGAACCCGTTCGACGTGCTGAAGACACGCCAGCAGCTGGAAGGGGAACTGATGGCACGCACGAATCTCACCAGCCGCTCGTACAACGGTCTGCGGCAGTCCTTTCTGACCGTGGTCCGGACCGATGGTTGGCGCGGCCTGCAGAAGGGTCTGCCGGCCGCCCTGGTCTACCAGTTCACGATGAACAGTGTCCGGCTGGGGACGTACCAAACGGCGGAGAATCTCGGCTGGACTCGCAGCACGTCCAATCCGTCCCTCACTCCACTGCTGACGATCTTCTGGGGAGCGTTCGGCGGGCTGGCCAGTGCCACCGCTTCCTGCCCGGCGTACGTGGTCAAAACGCAACTGCAGGCCGTCTCGTCCGGGGCGTACACGGCCCGGtttcagcaccaccaccgtggcaccgtgtcCGCCTTTGTCAATATTTACCGCCAGAGTGGAGTCCGAGGGCTGTTCCGCGGGAATACGGCCACCATAGCCCGGCTCACCGTCGGCTCTGCGGCTCAGATGTGTTCTTTCAGTGCGTGCAAAGAGTTCCTGCTCCGGTACGAATTGTTCCAGCAGTCGATCGTACTGACGGCCCTCGCCAGCAGTACCGTGGCCGGGTTCTTTACCAGTGTCTTCATGTCACCGTGCGATGTCGTGACGACACGCATGACCAACCAAG CCGTCAACGCAAACGGTCGCGGTTTACTGTACGGCAACATCTTCGACTGCTTCCTGAAAATATTCCGCGCCGAGGGCCTGCACGGGTACTACAAGGGGTTCGTGCCGATGTGTCTGCGCGTCGCCCCGCACGCGGTGCTTAACCTAACGTTCTGGGAGTTCTTCAAGGGCCTAAACGACCGGTACTCCCAGCCACATCACGGACATTAG